Within Aspergillus oryzae RIB40 DNA, chromosome 2, the genomic segment GTTTCGTCTCCCACTATTACGGTTAAGCGCCATATTCGGCCGCACGCAATGTCAGATGCTCACTCTGCATGGATAATCTTCCGAAAATGAATGCACTTGTCTACTTCTACTGATCAACAAAGGGCCAAAGCTACAGAATTGAATTTCAATTTGACGCGCGCAACGATGTCTGGGCTGTTGAGTCTGTTTCACCCTATCAACCTGGCGTCGCACTTTCCCAGCGGCAGTTTTCTGGTCCACGATCCCCAGTACTTATCGCGGTGaccaaaatagaatatatcGTGACTTACAACAAAACTGTTGAATTCTGCCTTGGCTAGCGTCTCGAGAGCCATGGGAGCCTTATGACCAGCGGCACGAGCGCGTAACCCGTGCTTCCCCTTGGAGGGAGGGGTCGAATTCGGAGGATGAGCACTGCTGCCTGTCGCATTGTGACCACTCTGTCCTGCATTGGCATTGACCTGTCTGGCCGACCAGGGGTAAAGGACGATCAGACCAATAGCATCTTCCTCTAGGAACGTTGATGTTAGGACAACTAGGCTGCAGGGCCTAGCTCGCTGAAGTCTCCAACACCCTATTTCACCCTTTGCCACTCCTTGGATGAGCCGCTGCAGCCGGCATCAGCTCCAAGCCGGCGGCAGCTCCAAGCTGGCTGGGGGAAATGGATCGCTGACTATCTACACGGGACAGAACACCAGTCAACACCTTTCATCACGATATAATTTGAACTACTTCACTTCTTCAACAACTGAAGCCGGGCTAGCTCAATCGGTAGAGCGTGAGACTCTTAGTCATCACggtatctcaaggttgcgggtTCGACCCCCGCGTTCGGCTTAACTTTTTGCTCTTGCGAAGAGCGCGGTTGAAAATTTTTTGGTGGTTCACTATCGGACGGATGACCCTCGCCACGCGGGCTCCACTTCGGATAGGATCCACATGCGGCTACAAAAACCTAGGCTACTGCATCAGTATACTTTGTAGGCCACCTTGATCGGATAAGCCTGTAATGTAGGCAAAATATGCTTTTGTAGTACATTTGCCTAGTTGTGGTAGCGGCTCATCAGGTATTCCCTCGTCAGTAACTTGTAATGTGGGCGTGTTATGGCGTGAACTCATACATGGCAAGAACTTGTATCCgaaatatattttataatCATCAATGTATTATTTCACATTGTGTCTTGAACAGCAGATAAACCAAGCTCCAACATGCTTAAGATATGCAGCAAAATGATTACACTGAGATTAACGACATTTTCACAATTCACTTGGAACTTCGTCAGAGACTAATCGCATAATGAGTAACAAAACAAGCCAACTTAGCAAATGTTTAATGCGGTACCATTGTCTGTCCTATTATCACTACGCACAATAATAAAGTAGACCCAATAAACTAACTACCTGATGTAAACTAAAGCCAGTACAAACCGCCCATCCAAGCGACCATGACCATCAAGGCAGGTTCTAGCCAAAGCCAGGTAGAAGCAACCGTCGCCAACCAGACAGCATTATCCGGGTCATCGGTGATATTTCGATGAATCCAGTCCAGTGTTTTCAGAAGAAGTATCAGTATAAGTCGGAGTGCTGACTCGAGGGCAGTCTATCATTTTATCAGTACTAGGGACACCCTTGTTTGCAAATTTGGGGGTAACCGGACCATTTGAGCTTTGACAAAGAAGTATGACGGAGCAGGCTTTAGTTGCGCGTAGCGGTTCTTATTTTGATTGTTTATGTTAGTGTTCCGGTGGTCCGTTTGCATAGTTGGGGTGAGACTTTTGGATGTACATTTAGGGGCACATATGTTGTGCATGTCACAGGGACAGCTCTCTGGGCAGTCGTTGTGTCCGGTGCAGATGTTATGACATCTGTTGAGGACTCTGAACTCCTTGGGAGTAGCAGAGCTGGTATCCCGGGTGACAGCTACTGCGTTGGCCATGCCGAGAAGGGCAGAAAGGGTGAGGATGCTGAACAGATTCATTGTGCCGAGACCAATGTCCTTGATTAGTTATGCGGTGATAGTGCTTCAAGTGTTTGGTAATATGAGGATATCGGGAGGGATTTTCAGCTTagagaaaggaggagataGTCAGCTATTTATATTGATTAGCTCTCTAGGGCAAGTTAATAAACATTCTACTTACATAGATATACTTTTTAGTCATGTCTATGTACTTTTGCCAAATAGTTAATTTGAGAGTTAATCACCCCAAAGGACGTGCACATCAAACTCTCTTTTGTTTGTGAATTGGTGTGTTCTAATGCACGGATCTACAAATGGTACCTGACTACCCCAGATATTGATGAATCCTGTGGTTACCCCAAAGGGAGTAATTGTGGATATGCACTCAACAAACTTTGATCCCTAGAACCGAGCTCTAGCCAAAGCCTACTCTACTCATTGAAGAAATACTTAATGATCGCTCACAAAGAGAATCCGACAAACTATCAAAGCCCCGGAACCTTAAACCAGGAATCCCTGTCTTGTGAAACTGGCTGAGTAGCGGAATGATTCCCACTGGTTGCATCTTAGCAGGGAATGTTCAATAGAATCAATTAGTCTATGCAATGAATCGATATAGTCTGGTTATGTACTAGCGAGAAATATTCCCAAATTCATACTCGGAAGGTGAAGTTAAGCCAAATGCATGATGGAATGATTTCGATACAAAATTGGTCTGGTGGAATTAACTGCCAGTCAACTATACCATGTAGTTATACTACAAAAATAACGTGGTGAATGGTAAGAATGTACAATTACCTAAAATAAAACAATAACTATGTAGAGAACTATTATTCATAGAATATTTGAGCATTGGGTCGACCTCTTTACGCTGATGAATTTGTGCTATTATCGGGATTCGGGAGTATGTAGTAGTATGTAACCCCCTATGAACTCATGCGATAGATCATATCTGACCAGTGCAACCAATTGTCCAACCGCAATTGATTATCGGCTGTCTCGTATTCCCCGAGAATTGTCCGTTTCTATCTCGTCTAATCAACCAACAGATAAACCGCAGCTTGCCGAGTCGTTCATCACCACTGGGCCCTTTGCCGACACTGTGGGGACTCTGGGGAACTTATCGGTTCCCGACGCTTCTCCCCGCCTTGCTCTCTTACTACCGATCTACGATCCTGCATGTCATTCATAAATAAGAAGTGTCCGAATTCAACCCCGCACATGCTCTCGCAATGTGACTTCTGTCTTTATTTTGCTCTTTTCACTCGCCCCCAGTTAACCCATTCCCATAATCATGCAAGTAAGAGGTGAGAGCCCAAGTAGATCCGTTCGTTCCGGATTATATTGTGACTGGGTTCGATGCTAATATCTTTATCAGGTGATGGCCTAAAGGCCCTTATCGAGAAATACCGACCAGACTTGAAGCCGTTTGAAGAGGTCTATCGTCAGTTGCACAGCTCCCCCGAGCTAGCCTTCCAAGAAGAGAACACATCAGCTATCGCCGCAGATCATCTCAAAAAGTTGGGCTTTGAGGTTCACACGCACATCGGTGGATATGGAGTTGCCGGTATTCTCCGTAACGGCGATGGGCCAACCGTTCTCCTGCGAGCCGACATGGATGCGCTACCTTTAGAGGAAAAGACTGGTTTGCCGTACGCTAGCGACAAAATCGTTAAAGACAAAGACGGAGTGAAAAGACCGGCAATGCATGCCTGTGGTCACGATACGCACGTCACAAGTCTCATGGCGAGTGCTGAGCTTTTAAATTCCGCCCGGGATCACTGGTCTGGTACCTTGATCTGTATTTTCCAACCAGCGGAGGAGCTACTGTCCGGCGCCAAAGCGATGATCGAAGACGGGCTGTACGAGAAGATCCCCAAGCCAGACGTTGTCCTGTCGCAGCACGttatgaaaatgaaaacgGGCACAGTCAGTATCCGTTCGGGTCGGCTGCTCACGGCTGCTGATTCCTTCGATGTGCGCATCTATGGGCGCGGTGGACACGGCTCGGCTCCTCAGACTTGCATCGATCCCATTGTTATCGGCGCAACAATTGTGACGCGCCTGCAAAGTATCGTCAGCCGCGAAGTGATGCCGGGCGAACTGGCTGTTGTCAGTGTTGGGAGCATCCAAGCTGGTCATGTAGCGAACATTATCCCCGATCAGCTGGATCTCAAGCTTAATGTTCGGACATACGACCCCAAGGTCCGCGAGCGTGTTATATCTTC encodes:
- a CDS encoding putative zinc metallopeptidase (metal-dependent amidase/aminoacylase/carboxypeptidase) translates to MTEQALVARSGSYFDCLCDGLKALIEKYRPDLKPFEEVYRQLHSSPELAFQEENTSAIAADHLKKLGFEVHTHIGGYGVAGILRNGDGPTVLLRADMDALPLEEKTGLPYASDKIVKDKDGVKRPAMHACGHDTHVTSLMASAELLNSARDHWSGTLICIFQPAEELLSGAKAMIEDGLYEKIPKPDVVLSQHVMKMKTGTVSIRSGRLLTAADSFDVRIYGRGGHGSAPQTCIDPIVIGATIVTRLQSIVSREVMPGELAVVSVGSIQAGHVANIIPDQLDLKLNVRTYDPKVRERVISSVKRIIEAECLAGGVAEKPLVKQILSAPATINDEATVKALQKTFGSYFGENLVESEPATASEDFSLLATAVGAPYVMWTYGGVDPETWDDAVKQGTTDQLPSNHSPFFAPVIQPTLGTAIDGIALGALTFLKRN